A single Desulfobaculum xiamenense DNA region contains:
- a CDS encoding general secretion pathway protein GspK, with protein MMCPRHDERGVVAVMVLFVLAVAAFLVMEMTYGVRVEHAGSVWFRDMVHARWLAEGGLEWACARIRADGGTPDHFGEDWNKLSELSEAFSDAFRTGSVECSIEDETGKFPINALALVTDKDIEQGKGVAGVFLRLLDVLGRERGLQLDIKERREVLVRVKDWIDADTVRSAGGTGGTGPESADYTGVSPKYSPPNRPMRTLDELLLIPMPKKIGLALKSVLELDAVSRLFTVQDTGGKININTAPKALLMALVSDEKMREPFRDAVLEYRADPDNDLGGTWYRERDNMGNVAYAPMLPDCLGVMARVYFVRVEAHSGMAVRRLAAFVSRTGGRDGAPAVLWQQVS; from the coding sequence ATGATGTGCCCGCGCCACGATGAGCGTGGCGTCGTTGCCGTCATGGTGCTCTTCGTTCTGGCCGTCGCGGCGTTTCTCGTCATGGAGATGACCTACGGCGTACGGGTGGAGCATGCGGGTTCCGTGTGGTTTCGCGATATGGTCCACGCCCGGTGGCTCGCCGAGGGCGGGCTGGAGTGGGCCTGCGCGAGAATCCGCGCCGACGGGGGGACTCCCGATCATTTCGGGGAGGACTGGAACAAGCTCTCCGAACTGTCCGAGGCCTTTTCCGATGCCTTTCGGACCGGCAGCGTGGAGTGCAGCATCGAGGACGAGACGGGCAAATTTCCGATCAACGCGCTGGCTCTGGTCACGGACAAGGACATTGAGCAGGGCAAGGGCGTGGCCGGTGTTTTTCTGCGCCTTTTGGACGTGCTGGGGCGCGAGCGCGGCTTGCAGCTCGACATCAAGGAGCGGCGCGAGGTGCTGGTGCGCGTGAAGGACTGGATCGACGCCGACACGGTACGTTCGGCTGGCGGAACCGGGGGCACGGGGCCGGAGTCTGCGGACTACACGGGCGTTTCACCGAAGTATTCCCCGCCCAATCGGCCCATGCGCACGCTGGACGAGTTGCTGCTCATCCCCATGCCGAAGAAGATCGGTCTGGCACTGAAATCCGTGCTGGAACTTGATGCTGTTTCGCGCCTGTTCACCGTGCAGGACACGGGCGGGAAGATCAATATCAATACCGCGCCGAAGGCACTGCTCATGGCGCTGGTATCCGACGAGAAAATGCGCGAGCCGTTTCGCGACGCGGTCCTCGAATACCGCGCCGATCCGGACAACGACCTCGGCGGGACATGGTACCGCGAGCGCGACAACATGGGCAACGTGGCCTACGCGCCCATGCTGCCCGATTGTCTGGGTGTGATGGCCAGAGTCTATTTCGTGCGCGTCGAGGCGCATTCCGGCATGGCTGTGCGACGGCTGGCGGCCTTTGTGAGCCGCACCGGTGGGCGCGACGGAGCCCCCGCCGTGCTGTGGCAACAGGTCTCGTAG
- a CDS encoding prepilin-type N-terminal cleavage/methylation domain-containing protein — MRRGVRRGQAGFTLLELMVALAVLALVVTGFLGAFRELLASTAEYESESASRQAARQIFGVMVNDLRSATDYKSGTTSALKDMYRFAGHGYTGELQDEDIVLELSTAAGLDWDAGFPSHGLQQVRYVLRRDSGDRDVVRLFRASRPHAGVVGEWGWNAIELFDDVRFLEITFLEMADSDPLERWDSVKRQEADPKASRYPALVRIRLGLPGFGDVERVFETDVRMPRVQKEQE; from the coding sequence ATGAGGCGCGGTGTGCGGCGCGGGCAGGCTGGTTTCACACTGCTCGAACTCATGGTCGCGCTGGCGGTGCTCGCGCTGGTGGTCACCGGCTTCCTCGGTGCGTTTCGTGAGCTTTTGGCCTCCACCGCCGAGTACGAGAGCGAGAGCGCCTCGCGGCAGGCCGCACGGCAGATTTTCGGCGTCATGGTGAACGATTTGCGTTCGGCCACGGACTATAAGTCCGGCACGACAAGCGCGTTGAAGGACATGTACCGCTTTGCCGGGCACGGCTACACCGGAGAGCTTCAGGACGAGGACATCGTCCTCGAACTGTCTACGGCGGCCGGTCTGGACTGGGATGCCGGATTTCCCTCGCACGGGTTGCAGCAGGTGCGCTATGTCCTGCGTCGCGATAGCGGCGACCGTGACGTGGTGCGTCTGTTCAGGGCGTCCCGCCCGCATGCGGGCGTCGTGGGCGAATGGGGTTGGAACGCCATAGAACTTTTCGACGACGTGCGCTTTCTGGAAATCACCTTCCTTGAGATGGCCGACTCCGACCCGCTTGAGCGGTGGGACAGCGTGAAGCGGCAGGAGGCCGACCCCAAGGCGTCGCGCTACCCCGCGCTGGTGCGCATTCGGCTGGGCCTGCCGGGCTTCGGCGACGTGGAGCGTGTGTTCGAGACGGACGTGCGCATGCCCCGCGTGCAGAAGGAGCAGGAATGA
- a CDS encoding type IV pilus modification PilV family protein — translation MRKAFPNPSAGFTFFELLVVMSIMAVGLVAVFQATISNQTEAAAMVHRDRAVLLAERRMAEWTAEEDPALASPRGDFGVENAPYVWDGEVIDRSDGVRVLRLRVSWGEEPDQEYVLETARMGKAK, via the coding sequence ATGCGCAAGGCGTTCCCGAACCCTTCGGCCGGATTCACGTTCTTCGAGCTGCTGGTGGTCATGAGCATCATGGCCGTCGGCCTTGTCGCCGTTTTTCAGGCCACGATCAGCAACCAGACCGAGGCGGCCGCCATGGTCCACAGGGACCGCGCGGTCCTTCTGGCCGAGCGGCGCATGGCCGAATGGACCGCCGAGGAGGACCCCGCCCTCGCGTCGCCACGCGGCGACTTCGGCGTGGAGAACGCGCCCTACGTGTGGGACGGCGAGGTCATTGACCGCAGCGACGGCGTGCGCGTCCTGCGGCTTCGGGTGAGCTGGGGCGAGGAGCCTGATCAGGAGTACGTGCTGGAGACGGCGCGGATGGGGAAGGCGAAATGA